A window of the Lactuca sativa cultivar Salinas chromosome 5, Lsat_Salinas_v11, whole genome shotgun sequence genome harbors these coding sequences:
- the LOC111913286 gene encoding fatty acid amide hydrolase has translation MGKTRIVMLPASEVDLTKVKYDPGEIEAPHITGLLLKFFVKLVEMPLIGSLLIGHLKKQNKMNQMLRDTLIPEPPMFRPEFPPQEPESGVVFLKEDGKSEDRVESAVECLPQYDPASNSNHSSDSTPFRYWKIRDYAYSYRSSLTTPSIVAEHVISAIEGFSNKTSPTPLLISFDADDVRKQASSSTQRFQEGKPLSILDGIFIAIKDDIDLYPHPSNGATTWLHELRSVEKDAVSVSKLRSCGAILVGKANMHELGMGTTGVNPNYGTARNPHDLDRYTGGSSSGPAAIVASGICSAALGTDGGGSVRIPSSLCGVVGLKTTYGRTNIKGALCDGGTVEVIGPIASSVEDIMLIYAAILGSSPADKISLHPSVPCLPDLSSSHENVSVTGSLKLGKYSDWFNDVFSPDISNKCDDILNTFSETYGCKVVEIVIPELDQMRTAHVVSIGSEAAASLSPDIQIGMDKKLTLDSRINFALFNSFTAADYVAAQRLRRRIMYYHMEIFKKVDVIVTPTTGMTAPVIPKTALTYGESNIKVTGNLMRFIIAGNLLGLPAISVPVGYDKEGLPIGLQIIGRPWAEATVLRLAAAFEGLRVETKRPASYFDTLKGN, from the exons ATGGGAAAGACGAGGATCGTTATGTTGCCGGCAAGTGAGGTTGATTTGACCAAGGTCAAATACGATCCTGGAGAAATTGAAG CCCCTCATATAACTGGATTACTCCTCAAGTTTTTTGTCAAATTAGTTGAAATGCCTTTGATCGGTTCTTTGCTCATCGGTCACTTGAAGAAACAGAACAAAATGAACCAG ATGTTACGAGATACTCTGATACCAGAACCACCGATGTTCAGACCTGAATTCCCTCCTCAAG AACCAGAATCTGGAGTCGTTTTTCTCAAAGAAGATGGAAAATCTGAAGACCGCGTTGAATCAGCCGTGGAATGCCTTCCCCAATACGATCCTGCTAGCAATAGCAATCACAGCTCTGACTCAACTCCATTCCGCTACTGGAAGATTCGTGATTATGCATATTCTTACAGATCGAGCCTTACAACTCCATCAATC GTCGCTGAACATGTCATCTCTGCGATTGAAGGGTTCAGCAATAAAACTTCCCCAACACCTCTTTTGATTTCCTTTGATGCTGATGATGTAAGAAAGCAAGCCTCATCTTCAACACAACGGTTTCAGGAAG GAAAACCATTGTCAATATTAGATGGCATCTTTATCGCAATCAAGGATGATATAGATCTTTATCCTCATCCATCTAACG GTGCGACAACATGGCTTCATGAGCTACGCAGTGTTGAGAAAGATGCAGTTTCTGTATCAAAATTAAGAAGCTGTGGGGCCATATTGGTAGGAAAAGCCAATATGCATGAACTAGGCATGGGTACTACTGGAGTTAATCCTAACTATGG AACTGCTAGAAATCCACATGATCTGGACAGATACACAGGTGGATCTTCATCAGGCCCAGCAGCTATAGTAGCTTCTGGAATATGTTCAGCTGCACTTGGAACAGATGGTGGAG GTTCAGTTCGTATTCCTTCTTCTCTTTGTGGTGTCGTGGGATTGAAAACAACATATGGGCGTACCAACATTAAAGG TGCATTATGTGATGGAGGGACAGTAGAAGTAATAGGTCCAATTGCATCCAGTGTTGAAGATATCATGCTAAT TTATGCAGCAATCTTAGGATCCTCTCCTGCCGACAAAATCAGTTTGCATCCG TCTGTCCCTTGTTTGCCTGATCTATCATCATCACATGAGAACGTTAGTGTTACAGGATCATTGAAGTTAGGAAAATACAGTGATTGGTTTAATGATGTATTCTCACCTGATATTTCAAATAAATGTGATGACATTCTTAATACGTTCTCAGAAACGTATGGTTGTAAA GTGGTAGAGATTGTGATACCAGAGCTTGACCAGATGCGAACAGCTCATGTTGTGTCAATTGGTTCTGAAGCAGCAGCCTCATTAAGTCCCGACATTCAGATTgg GATGGATAAGAAACTTACATTGGATTCACGTATTAATTTTGCACTTTTCAACTCATTCACAGCTGCAGACTATGTTGCTGCACAACGTCTCAG GCGCAGGATTATGTATTACCACATGGAGATCTTCAAGAAAGTGGATGTCATAGTTACGCCAACAACTGG taTGACAGCTCCTGTAATTCCCAAAACCGCACTTACATATGGCGAGTCAAATATAAAGGTCACAG gCAATTTGATGCGGTTTATCATAGCAGGAAATCTTCTTGGGCTCCCAGCTATTTCTGTACCT gTTGGGTATGATAAAGAAGGGCTTCCAATAGGATTGCAGATTATAGGCCGACCTTGGGCTGAAGCTACAGTATTGCGGTTGGCTGCTGCATTTGAG GGCTTACGTGTTGAGACAAAACGCCCTGCATCTTATTTTGACACTCTAAAGGGAAATTAA